From Methanococcus maripaludis, the proteins below share one genomic window:
- the secY gene encoding preprotein translocase subunit SecY translates to MESFLLKIKPILELIPEVKRPLREISFKEKLQWTALVLVLYFILGTIDIYTGGSEMPAIFDFWQTVTASKMGTLITLGIGPIVTAGIIMQLLVGSELISLDLSKPMNRALFQGLQKLFGIALCFLEALMFVGAGAFGALTPLMTAVLVFQLALGAILIIYLDEIVSRYGIGSGIGLFIAAGVSQTIFVGTFGAEGYLWKFFTAMTAGSLWTALEYILPILGTILVFLVVVYVESIRVEIPLAHGRVKGAVGKYPIKFIYVSNLPVILAAALFANIQLWGMFLEKMGFPILGHYTSGRAVDGLAYYFSTPYGISSLTADPLHAVFYTVMMVIFCILFGLFWVETSGLDAKSMAKKLGNLDMAIKGFRKSQKSIEQRLKRYITPITVMGSAFVGFLAAAADFTGALGGGTGVLLTVSIVYRLYEQLVQEQLSELHPSIAKFIRK, encoded by the coding sequence TTGGAAAGTTTTCTATTAAAAATAAAACCTATACTTGAATTAATACCTGAAGTAAAAAGACCGCTAAGAGAAATTTCATTTAAAGAAAAATTACAATGGACTGCACTTGTGCTTGTACTCTACTTTATTTTGGGTACAATCGATATTTACACGGGCGGTTCAGAAATGCCTGCAATATTTGATTTTTGGCAGACCGTTACTGCTTCTAAAATGGGTACTTTAATTACGCTTGGTATCGGGCCAATTGTAACTGCAGGAATTATTATGCAGCTATTGGTCGGATCCGAACTTATAAGTCTGGATCTATCAAAACCAATGAATAGGGCACTATTTCAGGGTTTACAAAAGTTATTTGGTATAGCATTATGTTTCCTCGAAGCTTTGATGTTTGTTGGAGCAGGGGCATTTGGTGCATTAACCCCACTAATGACTGCAGTGTTAGTATTCCAGCTTGCACTTGGTGCGATATTAATTATTTATTTGGATGAAATTGTTTCAAGATACGGTATCGGATCAGGTATCGGTCTTTTCATTGCAGCAGGAGTCTCACAAACAATATTTGTAGGAACCTTTGGTGCAGAAGGATATTTATGGAAATTCTTCACTGCAATGACTGCAGGAAGTTTATGGACTGCATTGGAATATATTTTACCGATTTTAGGTACAATACTTGTATTCTTAGTTGTAGTTTACGTTGAAAGTATCAGAGTAGAAATTCCACTAGCACACGGAAGAGTAAAAGGTGCTGTTGGAAAATACCCAATAAAATTCATTTATGTTTCAAACCTGCCAGTTATCCTTGCTGCAGCATTGTTTGCAAACATACAGCTTTGGGGAATGTTTTTAGAAAAAATGGGTTTCCCAATTCTCGGGCACTATACGAGTGGTAGGGCAGTTGATGGACTTGCATACTACTTCTCAACACCGTATGGAATTTCTAGCCTGACTGCAGATCCGCTTCATGCAGTATTTTACACTGTAATGATGGTAATATTCTGTATCTTGTTTGGTCTTTTCTGGGTTGAAACCTCAGGACTTGACGCAAAATCAATGGCTAAAAAACTTGGGAATCTCGATATGGCGATTAAAGGATTTAGAAAAAGCCAAAAATCAATTGAACAACGTTTAAAAAGATACATAACACCAATTACAGTAATGGGTTCAGCATTTGTTGGATTTTTGGCCGCAGCTGCTGACTTTACTGGTGCACTTGGAGGAGGTACTGGAGTATTGCTTACAGTATCAATTGTATACAGATTATACGAACAGCTCGTTCAAGAACAACTCTCTGAACTTCACCCATCAATTGCGAAGTTCATAAGAAAATAA